A genomic stretch from Pseudomonadota bacterium includes:
- a CDS encoding cytochrome c family protein, whose amino-acid sequence MQIFPRAANLLPLVLGLGAVAAGGGITFVFWYFFSPWNLQVGHAPRQPVQYSHKLHAGELGIDCRYCHANVERSHEAMIPATQTCMGCHALVRADSEKLAVVRESWESDLPIQWVRVHKLPDHVFFDHSVHVAASVGCVSCHGRIDQMEIVVQERPISMSWCLDCHRDPAPNLRPRHEVTNMTWKPQSSEPIAAATVDPPTHCSGCHR is encoded by the coding sequence ATGCAGATTTTTCCCCGTGCTGCCAACTTGTTGCCGCTCGTGCTGGGTCTGGGTGCCGTAGCAGCTGGTGGCGGGATTACCTTTGTCTTTTGGTACTTCTTCTCGCCTTGGAATCTGCAGGTTGGCCACGCCCCCCGGCAGCCCGTTCAGTACAGTCACAAACTGCATGCCGGTGAGCTGGGGATCGACTGCCGCTATTGCCACGCGAACGTCGAGCGTTCTCACGAAGCCATGATTCCGGCGACCCAAACCTGCATGGGCTGCCACGCGCTGGTGCGGGCCGACTCCGAGAAACTTGCGGTGGTACGCGAGAGCTGGGAATCGGATCTACCGATCCAGTGGGTCCGGGTCCACAAGCTGCCAGACCACGTTTTCTTCGATCATAGTGTGCATGTGGCTGCATCGGTCGGTTGCGTCTCTTGCCACGGTCGCATCGATCAGATGGAGATCGTCGTCCAGGAGCGACCGATCAGTATGAGTTGGTGCCTGGATTGCCATCGCGATCCAGCTCCGAATCTGCGTCCCCGTCACGAGGTCACGAACATGACCTGGAAGCCACAGAGCTCCGAGCCGATCGCGGCCGCGACAGTAGACCCGCCAACCCACTGCTCGGGGTGTCACCGATGA